A stretch of DNA from Bradyrhizobium algeriense:
GTCCCGGCATTTCGACCGGTCGGGCGCTATTCGACGCTGCGATGGCCGGCGGCGCCCGGGCGCTCGCGCAGCCGATCGTCGGACTCCAGCCGGGTGCACGCGCTGATATCGTGACCCTCGACACCACGCATCCCTCGCTCGGCGGGCGCAGCAGGGATACCGTCCTCGACGGCTGGATTTTTGCAGCGGGCTCGGGTGCCGTCGCATGTGTGTGGGCGGGCGGAAACAAGGTCGTCGAGGGTGGACACCACCGGCTCCGCCAGAAAGCGCGCGACGCATTCAACTCGACCGTACGAAGGCTCATAGCATGAGCCTCTCGATCGATCGCGACACCGCCGACAAGCCGACGCTGTATAAGCAGATCCGGCTCGACATCGAGCGCCGCATCCTGACTGGCGAATGGCCGCCGGGTCATCGCATCCCGTTCGAGCACCAACTAATGACGCGCTATGGCTGCTCGCGAATGACTGTCAGCAAGGCGCTGTCAGAACTGGCGCAAGCCGATCTCATCGAGCGGCGGCGGCGGGCCGGTACGTTTGTGCGCCGTCCCAAATTCCTGTCAGCAGTCCTGACGATTCCAGACATTCGCGCGGAGATTACCGCGCTCGGCCGCAGCTATGGCTATCAGTTGATCCGAAGCTCGCGCCGGGCGGCAAACGCCACCGACCGTGAACGCCTTGGAGTACGGAAAACCGGCAAGGTGATCGCGATCTCGTGCCGCCACAGCGCCGATGGCGTGCCGTTCGCGATCGAGGACAGGCTGATCGATCTCGACGCTGTGCCCGAAGCCGCCACGGCGGATTTTGCGATCGAGCCGCCCGGCACGTGGCTGCTCCACCATGTCCCCTGGACGGAGGCCGAACATTCGATCAGCGCGATCGTGGCTGACGAGCAGACCGCAACGGCGCTGGACATTGCGATCGGCGCGCCCTGCCTCGTGATCGAGCGGCACACCTGGCGCAGCGCACGGACGCTGACCGCCGTGCGCCTCGTCTATCCCGGCGAGTCCCACAAACTGGTTGCCCGCTTCAAGGGCGGCTGAGAGGGATATCAATGCAAAATAAAGTCCGGCACAATTTATGCAACAGTTCATGCAGCAGTAGGACGAACAGAGCGCAATCCATAAACCGACAGAGGGAAGACAATCATGCTTAGTTATAGAGTATTCGCCGCAACCGCCGCTCTGCTGGTGTCCGCGCCAGCCGTCGCACAAGACGT
This window harbors:
- the hutC gene encoding histidine utilization repressor, with product MSLSIDRDTADKPTLYKQIRLDIERRILTGEWPPGHRIPFEHQLMTRYGCSRMTVSKALSELAQADLIERRRRAGTFVRRPKFLSAVLTIPDIRAEITALGRSYGYQLIRSSRRAANATDRERLGVRKTGKVIAISCRHSADGVPFAIEDRLIDLDAVPEAATADFAIEPPGTWLLHHVPWTEAEHSISAIVADEQTATALDIAIGAPCLVIERHTWRSARTLTAVRLVYPGESHKLVARFKGG